From one bacterium Scap17 genomic stretch:
- a CDS encoding HAD-IB family hydrolase translates to MPSPPAAPRALNAAPGVEVRRSPLADLCADCDAVTLLPPLSPPGEGYLRHFCQLDSPLAVFDLDDTLLDGDCTGMWMRWMAACGWIEDVEAFMAIGERHQSEYHAGTLDIHEHTGHLLSPLIGRHRDEVRREVDGFVEEMVMPRLLEGGIARLAEHGEAGHRTLIISASMHHLVGPIASRLTADGALATHPAFDEAGRFTGETTGIVTFREGKLAALDAWLEDASQLKRAPQALWGYSDSHNDLPLLERVDYPHATQPDAPLRQFAEARGWPVVDWRQSHLSIESD, encoded by the coding sequence ATGCCCTCACCCCCTGCTGCGCCGCGCGCCCTCAATGCTGCTCCCGGGGTAGAGGTCCGCCGCTCGCCGCTGGCGGACCTCTGCGCCGACTGCGATGCCGTGACGCTGCTGCCACCGCTATCCCCGCCGGGTGAGGGATATCTGCGCCATTTCTGCCAGCTGGACTCTCCGCTGGCGGTGTTCGATCTCGACGATACCCTGCTCGATGGCGACTGCACTGGCATGTGGATGCGCTGGATGGCCGCCTGTGGCTGGATCGAGGATGTCGAAGCCTTCATGGCCATCGGCGAGCGCCATCAGAGCGAGTATCACGCCGGCACTCTGGATATCCACGAGCACACCGGCCATCTGCTCAGCCCGCTCATCGGGCGGCATCGCGATGAGGTACGCCGCGAGGTCGATGGCTTCGTGGAGGAGATGGTGATGCCGCGTCTGCTGGAAGGCGGCATCGCGCGTCTCGCCGAACACGGCGAGGCGGGCCATCGCACCCTGATCATCTCCGCCTCCATGCACCATCTGGTCGGCCCCATCGCCAGTCGCCTGACCGCCGATGGCGCGCTGGCCACCCATCCTGCCTTCGATGAAGCGGGCCGCTTCACCGGCGAGACCACCGGCATCGTCACCTTCCGCGAAGGCAAGCTGGCGGCGCTGGATGCCTGGCTGGAAGACGCAAGCCAGCTCAAGCGTGCGCCGCAGGCACTGTGGGGCTACTCCGATTCCCACAACGACCTGCCGCTGCTCGAGCGGGTCGATTATCCCCACGCCACCCAGCCGGATGCGCCGCTGCGCCAGTTCGCCGAAGCGCGTGGCTGGCCGGTGGTCGATTGGCGCCAGTCGCACCTGTCCATCGAATCGGACTGA
- a CDS encoding cyclodeaminase, which yields MQTYSREQIEQVVGLDTTALATIRDAFIALGQGRVVQPPILSMAIEEANGEVDVKTAHIQGLKHFAIKISPGFFNNPARGLPSLNGLMVVFSAETGLAEALLNDGGYLTAIRTALAGAVAAEALSRPDSKRVALIGAGEQASLQLEALRLVRDIESVDVWARDKERAERFARETEERLGLTIRSHDSLHAVCQNADIIVTATPSHTPLLEYTMLPEGVHVTAMGSDSPEKRELEADVLTDCDYFVCDSRAQSEINGELKGLDDDQAKACEVYELGKLLADGRRLREGDQNRDEETETTTDTRITVADLTGTGVQDTAIASLALARLAQR from the coding sequence ATGCAGACATATTCCCGTGAACAGATCGAGCAGGTCGTGGGGCTGGATACCACGGCGCTTGCCACCATCCGTGACGCCTTTATCGCGCTGGGTCAAGGCAGGGTGGTGCAGCCGCCGATCCTGTCGATGGCCATCGAGGAGGCCAATGGCGAGGTGGACGTCAAGACGGCCCACATCCAGGGCCTCAAGCACTTCGCGATCAAGATCAGCCCCGGCTTCTTCAACAATCCCGCCCGTGGCCTGCCGAGCCTCAATGGCCTGATGGTGGTGTTCTCCGCCGAGACCGGCCTTGCCGAGGCGCTGCTCAATGACGGCGGCTATCTCACCGCCATTCGCACCGCACTGGCCGGGGCCGTGGCGGCCGAGGCCCTGTCGCGCCCTGACAGCAAGCGTGTCGCGCTGATCGGCGCCGGTGAGCAGGCGAGCCTGCAGCTGGAGGCGCTGCGGCTGGTGCGCGACATCGAGAGTGTCGATGTCTGGGCACGCGACAAGGAGCGGGCCGAGCGTTTCGCGCGTGAGACGGAGGAGCGGCTGGGCCTCACCATACGTAGTCATGACAGCCTGCACGCGGTCTGCCAGAACGCCGACATCATCGTCACTGCCACGCCGTCTCACACGCCGCTGCTGGAATACACGATGCTGCCGGAAGGCGTGCATGTCACCGCTATGGGTTCCGACAGCCCCGAGAAGCGCGAACTGGAAGCCGACGTGCTGACCGATTGCGACTACTTCGTGTGTGACAGCCGCGCCCAGTCGGAAATCAATGGCGAGCTGAAGGGGCTGGATGACGACCAGGCCAAGGCGTGCGAGGTGTACGAGCTGGGCAAGCTGCTGGCCGATGGGCGCCGTCTGCGTGAGGGTGACCAGAACAGAGATGAAGAGACCGAAACCACCACTGATACCCGCATCACGGTGGCAGACCTGACCGGCACCGGCGTGCAGGACACCGCGATTGCCAGCCTGGCGCTGGCTCGACTCGCCCAGCGCTAG
- a CDS encoding pyridoxal-phosphate dependent enzyme: MALTLPPLKSTRETPLALADIHAARQRLFHSSTATGVERTALVPSPGLSRRFDAEILLKLETRQPTGAFKLRGASNLLAAVAEQASGEAYERLQCGVTTASTGNHGRALAYAAMRRGLRAVICLSEQVPANKVRAIEALGELGGATGGSVEVRRVGRSQDEAFHEVNRLVEEEGMLAVPPFDDPLIAAGQGTIGLELMEDCPQLDQVLIGLSGGGLLGGIGAALKAIRPETRVHGISLTEGAAMWHSLQAGEPVEVEEVASLGDSLGGGIGLGNHTTLPLVRRVMDHHHQVSERAIARAMLMLLEEEKLLVEGAAVVGLAALEASRLGESDPGLAESIRGQRVALIISGNGVSLETFDQARALLADAQQ, encoded by the coding sequence ATGGCATTGACCTTGCCCCCGCTCAAGAGCACACGGGAAACGCCGCTGGCGCTGGCCGATATCCATGCCGCGCGCCAGCGGTTGTTTCATTCATCGACGGCCACGGGTGTCGAACGCACGGCGCTGGTACCGTCACCGGGGCTGTCGCGCCGCTTCGATGCCGAGATTCTGCTCAAGCTGGAGACCCGCCAGCCCACCGGCGCCTTCAAGCTGCGCGGGGCCAGCAATCTGCTGGCCGCCGTGGCGGAGCAGGCCTCCGGCGAGGCCTACGAGCGCCTCCAGTGCGGTGTGACCACCGCCTCCACCGGCAATCATGGTCGCGCGCTGGCCTACGCCGCGATGCGCCGTGGCCTCAGGGCGGTCATCTGTCTCTCCGAGCAGGTGCCCGCCAACAAGGTGCGTGCCATCGAGGCGCTGGGTGAGCTGGGCGGTGCCACTGGTGGCAGTGTCGAGGTGCGCCGGGTCGGGCGCAGCCAGGACGAGGCCTTCCACGAGGTCAATCGGCTGGTCGAGGAGGAGGGCATGCTGGCGGTGCCACCCTTCGATGACCCGCTGATCGCGGCCGGTCAGGGCACCATCGGGCTTGAGTTGATGGAGGATTGCCCGCAGCTCGATCAGGTACTGATTGGACTGTCCGGCGGCGGCCTGCTCGGCGGTATCGGGGCGGCGCTCAAGGCGATTCGCCCCGAAACCCGCGTGCATGGCATCAGCCTCACCGAAGGCGCGGCCATGTGGCACAGCCTGCAGGCAGGCGAGCCGGTGGAGGTGGAAGAGGTCGCCAGCCTCGGCGACTCACTGGGCGGCGGCATCGGGCTTGGCAATCACACCACGCTGCCGCTGGTGCGCCGCGTGATGGATCACCACCATCAGGTCAGCGAGCGTGCCATCGCCCGCGCCATGCTGATGCTGCTGGAAGAGGAGAAGCTGCTGGTCGAGGGCGCCGCCGTGGTCGGTCTCGCCGCACTTGAGGCCTCACGGCTGGGGGAGAGTGACCCGGGGCTGGCCGAGTCGATCCGCGGCCAGCGTGTCGCGCTGATCATCAGCGGCAACGGTGTCAGTCTGGAGACCTTCGATCAGGCCCGAGCGCTGCTGGCGGACGCTCAGCAGTGA
- a CDS encoding aminotransferase class III-fold pyridoxal phosphate-dependent enzyme, with protein MSTDNTLSQAASFDDATSTDELIRRDRKVTFHASTHLRDYAQGDAPGRVITGGEGIRIRERDGRELIDGFAGLYCVNIGYGRTEVADAIHEQALKLSYYHTYVGHSNEPQIALSEKILELAGPGMSRVYYGMSGSDANETQLKLVRYYHNVIGKPEKKKVISRWRGYHGSGIASGSLTGLAAFHDHFDLPIPGILHTEAPDYYRRPAECAEMSEREFSTWCAEKLEAMIQAEGPETVGAFIGEPVLGTGGIVPPPEGYWEAIQAVLKRHDILLICDEVVCGFGRIGSQFGFQHFGIKPDLVTIAKGLTSAYQPLSGVIVGDRVWKVLEQGTGEFGPIGHGWTYSGHALGAAAGVANLEIIRREGLVDNARDTGAYLQNAMQAAFADHPIVGNVRGIGLLAALEFSPQPSQRKAFDSGLKVGPRISAAALEEGLVARAMPQGDILGFAPPLVVTPEEIDDIVARARRAVDKVHQELVDNGDLSSGDPTSGDK; from the coding sequence ATGAGCACCGATAACACCCTGAGCCAGGCCGCCAGCTTCGACGACGCGACCTCGACCGATGAGCTGATTCGCCGTGACCGCAAGGTCACCTTCCATGCCTCGACCCACCTGCGCGATTACGCCCAGGGCGATGCACCGGGCCGCGTGATCACCGGCGGCGAAGGCATCCGCATCCGTGAGCGTGACGGACGTGAGCTGATCGACGGCTTCGCCGGCCTCTACTGCGTCAATATCGGTTACGGGCGCACGGAAGTCGCCGATGCCATCCACGAGCAGGCCCTCAAGCTCAGCTACTACCACACCTACGTCGGCCACTCGAATGAGCCGCAGATCGCGCTGTCCGAGAAGATTCTCGAGCTGGCCGGCCCCGGCATGTCCAGGGTCTATTACGGCATGTCCGGCAGTGATGCCAACGAGACCCAGCTCAAGCTGGTGCGCTATTACCACAACGTGATCGGCAAGCCCGAGAAGAAGAAGGTCATCTCGCGCTGGCGTGGCTATCACGGCTCCGGCATCGCCTCTGGCTCGCTGACCGGGCTGGCAGCCTTCCATGATCACTTCGATCTGCCGATTCCGGGCATCCTGCACACCGAGGCGCCGGACTACTACCGCCGTCCTGCCGAGTGCGCCGAGATGAGCGAGCGCGAATTCTCCACCTGGTGCGCCGAGAAGCTCGAGGCGATGATCCAGGCCGAGGGGCCGGAGACCGTCGGCGCCTTCATCGGCGAGCCGGTGCTGGGCACCGGTGGCATCGTGCCGCCGCCGGAAGGCTACTGGGAGGCCATCCAGGCCGTGCTCAAGCGTCACGACATCCTGTTGATCTGCGATGAAGTGGTGTGTGGTTTCGGGCGCATCGGCAGCCAGTTCGGCTTCCAGCACTTCGGCATCAAGCCGGACCTGGTCACCATCGCCAAGGGCCTGACCAGCGCCTATCAGCCGCTGTCCGGGGTCATCGTCGGCGACCGTGTGTGGAAGGTACTGGAGCAGGGCACCGGCGAATTCGGCCCCATCGGCCACGGTTGGACCTACTCCGGGCATGCGCTGGGCGCCGCCGCCGGTGTCGCCAATCTGGAGATCATTCGCCGCGAGGGCCTGGTCGACAATGCCCGCGATACCGGCGCCTATCTGCAGAACGCCATGCAGGCCGCCTTCGCCGATCACCCCATCGTCGGCAATGTGCGTGGCATCGGCCTGCTGGCGGCACTGGAGTTCTCGCCGCAGCCGTCACAGCGCAAGGCATTCGACTCAGGGCTCAAGGTCGGCCCGCGCATCTCCGCGGCGGCCCTCGAGGAAGGCCTGGTGGCACGCGCCATGCCGCAGGGCGACATCCTCGGCTTCGCGCCGCCGCTGGTGGTCACGCCTGAGGAAATCGATGACATCGTCGCCCGCGCGCGTCGCGCCGTGGACAAGGTGCATCAGGAGCTTGTCGACAATGGTGATCTCTCTTCCGGTGATCCCACTTCTGGTGACAAGTAG
- a CDS encoding NAD-dependent succinate-semialdehyde dehydrogenase: MSAQSLARQWATSQDGATSEPAQFASEGIALEDPRLFRQLAYVNGCWVHGEGGREEAVFDPATGERLGQVPWLEEAQIDAAIAAADTAQREWRKLRVDQRGELLDAWYDLIRAHKEDLAMLMTREQGKSLDDARGEVEYGASFVHWFAEEGNRAFGETIPSHIPNAALGTVREPIGVAALITPWNFPLAMITRKAAAALAAGCTVLVKPAGETPFSALALAELAERAGIPAGVFSVITGEASEVSRQLCDDPRVAGLSFTGSTRVGRLLLQQCADSVKRVSLELGGNAPFIVGPDMDPEEAARAAVDAKFQTSGQDCLAADRILVHDSLYEDFLSHFARIMKQLKVGNGQVKGIDLGPLIHRDAVAKAQTIVDDAVERGARLIHGDQSMAPGPNFFMPVLLADITPDMRVWREETFSPVAGITAWHDEEEVIAMANDTEYGLAAYVYTHDVRRIWRLMRGLRFGMVSVNSVKMTGAPIPFGGVKQSGLGREGGRQGLEEYLDIKYYCLGGLESASGS; the protein is encoded by the coding sequence ATGAGTGCTCAATCTCTTGCACGACAGTGGGCAACTTCCCAGGACGGAGCGACGTCCGAGCCTGCCCAGTTCGCCAGCGAAGGCATTGCTCTGGAAGATCCGCGCCTGTTTCGCCAGCTCGCCTACGTGAATGGCTGCTGGGTGCATGGCGAAGGTGGACGCGAGGAGGCGGTCTTTGATCCCGCCACCGGCGAGCGTCTCGGCCAGGTGCCGTGGCTCGAGGAGGCGCAGATCGACGCCGCCATCGCCGCCGCCGATACGGCTCAGCGTGAATGGCGCAAGCTGCGCGTCGACCAGCGCGGCGAGCTGCTGGATGCCTGGTACGACCTCATCCGCGCCCACAAGGAAGACCTGGCCATGCTGATGACGCGTGAACAGGGCAAGTCGCTGGACGATGCGCGTGGTGAGGTGGAATACGGCGCCAGCTTCGTTCACTGGTTCGCCGAGGAGGGCAATCGTGCCTTCGGCGAGACCATCCCCAGCCATATCCCGAATGCCGCGCTGGGCACCGTGCGTGAGCCTATCGGTGTCGCGGCGCTGATCACGCCGTGGAACTTCCCGCTGGCGATGATCACCCGCAAGGCCGCGGCCGCACTGGCGGCGGGCTGTACGGTGCTGGTCAAGCCGGCCGGCGAGACGCCGTTCTCGGCGCTGGCGCTGGCGGAACTGGCCGAGCGCGCCGGCATTCCCGCCGGTGTCTTCAGCGTCATCACCGGCGAGGCCTCCGAGGTCTCCAGGCAGCTGTGTGACGACCCGCGCGTCGCGGGACTCTCGTTCACCGGCTCCACCCGGGTCGGGCGTCTGCTGCTGCAACAGTGCGCCGACAGCGTCAAGCGCGTCTCGCTGGAACTGGGCGGCAATGCGCCCTTCATCGTCGGGCCGGACATGGACCCCGAGGAAGCGGCGCGCGCCGCCGTCGATGCCAAGTTCCAGACTTCCGGTCAGGACTGCCTCGCGGCCGACCGTATCCTGGTCCACGACAGCCTCTACGAGGACTTCCTGAGCCACTTCGCACGCATCATGAAGCAGCTCAAGGTCGGCAATGGCCAGGTGAAGGGGATCGACCTTGGCCCGCTGATCCACCGCGACGCCGTCGCCAAGGCGCAGACCATCGTCGATGACGCCGTCGAGCGTGGTGCGCGGCTGATCCACGGTGACCAGAGCATGGCGCCGGGCCCCAACTTCTTCATGCCGGTGTTGCTGGCCGACATCACGCCGGACATGCGCGTCTGGCGCGAGGAAACCTTCTCGCCGGTGGCCGGCATCACCGCCTGGCACGATGAGGAAGAGGTGATCGCGATGGCCAACGACACCGAATACGGCCTCGCCGCCTACGTCTATACCCACGATGTGCGCCGCATCTGGCGACTGATGCGTGGCCTGCGCTTCGGCATGGTCTCGGTCAATTCCGTCAAGATGACCGGCGCGCCGATTCCCTTCGGTGGTGTCAAGCAATCCGGCCTGGGCCGCGAAGGCGGTCGTCAGGGGCTCGAGGAATATCTCGATATCAAGTACTACTGTCTGGGTGGGCTGGAAAGCGCCTCCGGAAGTTGA
- a CDS encoding hemerythrin domain-containing protein: protein MPNVTQLRQDHANMARLLHVLSHRHKTLVSGERPDFRMMREVVDYILDYMQGFIIPLERQCTQMLCERSEDAAPLCQRLIQQYRTLHERLDKLSDNLDSILMDQIIPMDQFNADLRDYVEAHRDYLRAERTELFPLMRDNLSDEEWQQLTDAIPHARAELERLQEAYPELYAELTESDVVTA, encoded by the coding sequence ATGCCCAATGTGACTCAGCTGCGCCAGGACCACGCCAACATGGCTCGTCTGCTGCACGTGCTTTCGCATCGCCACAAGACGCTCGTCAGTGGTGAGCGTCCCGACTTTCGCATGATGCGTGAGGTGGTGGATTACATTCTCGATTACATGCAGGGCTTCATCATTCCGCTGGAGCGTCAATGCACCCAGATGCTGTGCGAACGCTCCGAAGACGCCGCGCCACTCTGTCAGCGCCTCATCCAGCAATATCGCACCCTGCACGAGCGTCTGGACAAGCTGTCCGACAACCTCGACAGCATCCTGATGGACCAGATCATCCCGATGGACCAATTCAATGCCGACCTGCGCGACTATGTGGAGGCACACCGTGACTACCTGCGCGCCGAGCGCACCGAGCTGTTCCCGCTGATGCGCGATAATCTCAGTGACGAGGAATGGCAGCAGCTGACCGATGCCATCCCGCATGCGCGCGCCGAACTCGAGCGCCTCCAGGAGGCCTATCCGGAGCTCTACGCCGAGCTGACCGAGAGTGACGTCGTGACGGCCTGA
- a CDS encoding replication-associated recombination protein A, with amino-acid sequence MDLFADTASNSHAPLAFRMRPRTLDDYIGQTALVGPDMPLRQMVASGVVRSMILWGPPGVGKTTLAEILAKGCDAHLEQLSAVMAGVKDIREVVERARHFQASDRQTVMFLDEIHRLNKSQQDALLPHVESGLLTLIGATTENPSFEVNSALLSRARVYVLKALETDDLIEVLTRALKDEVNGLGKRHIEASRETLTRIARSASGDARRALGLLETACDFVRREPDAQGGTREILEDSSLEAVLGHQASSFDKQGDDYYDLLSAIHKSIRSSRPDAALLYMARFMDGGGDPLDVVRRLTAIASEDVGNADPRALPLTIAAWDAYLRLGDYEGQRAIAHAAIHLAIAPKSNAIEVAWKEARAFVRQQPHFGVPVYLRNAPTTLMKELGMGEGYRYAHNEPNGYPAGSSHDAWPEELPTQQFYRPTQHGGEKRFAEIERWRREQDAAADRGETPEQS; translated from the coding sequence ATGGATCTTTTTGCCGATACCGCCTCGAATTCCCATGCGCCACTGGCCTTCCGCATGCGTCCACGCACCCTGGATGACTACATCGGACAGACAGCGTTGGTCGGGCCTGACATGCCGCTGCGCCAGATGGTGGCCTCCGGTGTGGTGCGCTCGATGATCCTGTGGGGGCCGCCGGGGGTTGGCAAGACGACGCTGGCCGAGATTCTCGCCAAGGGCTGTGATGCCCACCTGGAGCAGCTCTCGGCGGTGATGGCCGGCGTCAAGGACATCCGCGAGGTGGTAGAGCGCGCCAGACACTTCCAGGCCAGCGATCGCCAGACGGTGATGTTTCTCGATGAGATCCACCGCCTCAACAAGAGCCAGCAGGACGCCCTGTTGCCGCATGTGGAATCCGGCCTGCTGACGCTGATCGGCGCGACCACCGAGAACCCGTCCTTCGAGGTCAACTCGGCCTTGCTGTCACGGGCGCGGGTCTATGTGCTCAAGGCCCTGGAGACGGACGACCTGATCGAGGTGCTGACGCGCGCCCTCAAGGATGAGGTCAACGGCCTCGGCAAGCGTCATATCGAAGCCAGCCGCGAGACGCTGACCCGCATCGCGCGCTCGGCCTCCGGCGATGCACGCCGTGCCCTTGGCCTACTGGAGACCGCCTGTGACTTCGTGCGTCGTGAGCCCGACGCCCAGGGAGGAACGCGCGAGATACTCGAGGACAGTTCGCTTGAGGCCGTGCTGGGCCACCAGGCCTCCAGCTTCGACAAGCAGGGCGATGACTATTACGACCTGCTGTCGGCGATCCACAAGTCGATACGCTCCTCGCGGCCCGACGCGGCGCTGCTGTACATGGCACGCTTCATGGATGGTGGCGGCGACCCGCTGGATGTCGTTCGGCGCCTGACGGCGATTGCCTCCGAGGATGTCGGCAATGCCGACCCGCGTGCCCTGCCACTGACCATCGCCGCCTGGGACGCCTATCTGCGCCTGGGTGACTACGAGGGTCAGCGCGCCATTGCGCATGCGGCGATTCATCTGGCCATCGCGCCCAAGAGCAATGCCATCGAGGTGGCCTGGAAGGAAGCCCGCGCCTTCGTGCGCCAGCAGCCTCACTTCGGAGTGCCTGTCTACCTGCGCAATGCCCCGACCACGCTGATGAAGGAGCTGGGCATGGGCGAAGGCTATCGCTATGCCCACAACGAGCCCAATGGCTATCCGGCCGGCAGCTCCCACGATGCCTGGCCAGAAGAGCTGCCGACCCAGCAGTTCTACCGCCCGACCCAACATGGTGGCGAGAAGCGCTTCGCCGAGATCGAGCGCTGGCGCCGCGAGCAGGACGCCGCTGCAGACCGTGGCGAGACGCCCGAACAGAGCTGA
- the lolA gene encoding outer membrane lipoprotein chaperone LolA: MKTLSRSFASSLTTRLAKGLGAALMLGMAALPAHAEESAGDRLSRLLEPLKTYAADFDQQILDASGQRLQEAHGKMWLSRPGKFRWSVDAPYRQEVVSDGKEVYLHDPDLEQVTVQPLDDRVTHTPALLLSGRSSELTANYEVQRQQQGARETFTLTPKQADTLFESLKLTFDSEQLDMLQMADSTGQRTAIDFSNVQYNPSLQDSRFVFQIPQGADVIREQ, from the coding sequence ATGAAGACATTGTCGCGTTCTTTCGCTTCTTCGTTGACCACTCGTCTGGCCAAGGGGCTGGGTGCCGCTCTGATGCTGGGCATGGCCGCGTTGCCGGCGCATGCCGAGGAGTCGGCGGGCGATCGCCTGTCGCGCCTGCTGGAGCCGCTCAAGACCTATGCTGCCGATTTCGATCAGCAGATTCTCGATGCTTCCGGTCAGCGCCTGCAGGAAGCCCACGGCAAGATGTGGCTGTCGCGCCCGGGCAAGTTCCGCTGGAGCGTCGACGCGCCGTACCGGCAGGAAGTGGTCTCGGATGGCAAGGAAGTCTATCTGCATGACCCGGACCTGGAGCAGGTCACCGTGCAGCCGCTGGATGACCGCGTGACGCACACGCCGGCATTGCTGCTGTCCGGGCGCTCCAGCGAGCTGACCGCCAACTACGAGGTTCAGCGCCAGCAGCAGGGCGCGCGTGAGACCTTCACGCTGACGCCCAAGCAGGCCGATACGCTGTTTGAAAGCCTCAAGCTGACCTTCGACAGCGAGCAGCTCGACATGCTGCAGATGGCCGATTCCACCGGTCAGCGCACGGCGATCGACTTCAGCAACGTGCAATACAATCCGTCGCTGCAGGATAGCCGTTTCGTGTTCCAGATCCCGCAAGGCGCCGACGTCATTCGCGAGCAGTGA
- a CDS encoding leucyl/phenylalanyl-tRNA--protein transferase codes for MLPWLPPAPVHFPHASTALSEPDGLLCAGGELSPEWLLAAYPRGIFPWFSPGDPILWWSPDPRMVLKPEEVRVRRSLAKRLRNAGLSYSIDRDFTGVINACASIPRDGQAGTWILPEMQQAYIALHAMGHAHSVEVWQGDSLVGGLYGVACGRIFFGESMFSRVPDASKLALVILCQELKARDFPLIDCQMHTPHLASLGARSIARSDFISYLDQYATGQGHEGKWSLISRPTQHARE; via the coding sequence ATGCTTCCCTGGCTTCCCCCTGCCCCTGTCCACTTTCCGCATGCTTCCACCGCCCTGAGCGAGCCCGACGGCCTGCTGTGTGCAGGGGGCGAACTCAGTCCCGAGTGGCTGCTGGCGGCCTACCCCCGCGGCATATTTCCCTGGTTCAGTCCGGGTGATCCTATCCTGTGGTGGTCACCGGACCCACGCATGGTGCTCAAGCCAGAGGAAGTCCGTGTACGCCGCAGTCTGGCCAAGCGCCTGCGCAATGCAGGCCTGAGCTACAGTATCGACCGCGACTTTACCGGTGTGATCAATGCCTGTGCCAGCATTCCTCGCGATGGCCAGGCAGGCACGTGGATATTGCCAGAAATGCAGCAGGCCTACATCGCCCTGCATGCCATGGGACATGCCCACAGCGTTGAAGTCTGGCAGGGCGATTCTCTGGTGGGCGGCCTGTATGGCGTCGCCTGTGGACGCATCTTCTTCGGCGAGTCGATGTTCTCGCGCGTGCCCGATGCCTCGAAACTGGCGCTGGTGATCCTGTGCCAGGAATTGAAGGCACGGGATTTTCCGTTGATCGACTGTCAGATGCATACTCCGCACCTGGCAAGTCTTGGCGCCCGCAGCATCGCCCGCAGCGATTTCATCAGCTATCTTGACCAGTATGCCACTGGCCAAGGGCATGAGGGCAAGTGGTCACTGATATCTCGGCCCACGCAGCACGCCCGGGAATGA
- a CDS encoding arginyltransferase, giving the protein MSSNTPKQPQRDLRFFLTVPHACSYLEGRQATTLFLDPQEAPNSGVYDALALLGFRRSGSHLYRPHCGDCRACISVRVPIADFTPNRTQKRLVRRNADLVIEEGPALFDPEHYRLYAHYIRSRHADGDMFPPSHEQYRTFLTSRDDYARLVSFRLDGRLVAVAAMDRMSHGLSAIYTFYDPDESLNQRSLGTYAVLWQIEQARRESLTHLYLGYWIRDCRKMNYKQHFQPLEYLDGSHWRRRIPANHTDSHLPLSLVKQGASVTPGE; this is encoded by the coding sequence GTGAGCAGCAATACCCCCAAGCAACCGCAACGCGATCTGCGCTTCTTTCTGACGGTACCGCACGCCTGCAGCTATCTGGAAGGCCGCCAGGCGACCACGCTGTTTCTCGATCCGCAGGAAGCGCCCAATTCCGGTGTCTATGACGCCCTTGCCCTGCTCGGCTTTCGCCGCAGCGGCTCTCATCTCTATCGTCCGCATTGCGGTGATTGCCGTGCCTGCATTTCCGTCCGCGTGCCGATCGCCGACTTCACGCCCAACCGCACCCAGAAGCGTCTGGTGCGTCGCAATGCCGACCTGGTCATCGAAGAGGGGCCGGCACTCTTCGACCCCGAACATTATCGCCTGTACGCCCACTACATCCGCAGCCGTCATGCGGATGGCGACATGTTCCCGCCCAGTCATGAGCAGTATCGCACCTTCCTCACCTCCCGCGATGACTACGCCCGTCTGGTGAGCTTTCGCCTCGACGGCCGTCTGGTGGCCGTCGCCGCCATGGACCGCATGAGTCATGGCCTGTCCGCCATCTATACCTTCTACGATCCGGATGAATCACTGAATCAGCGCTCGCTGGGGACCTACGCGGTGCTGTGGCAGATCGAGCAGGCACGCCGCGAAAGCCTGACCCACCTCTATCTGGGCTACTGGATCCGTGACTGCCGCAAGATGAACTACAAGCAGCATTTTCAGCCGCTCGAGTATCTGGATGGCAGCCACTGGCGGCGACGCATACCGGCCAATCATACCGATAGCCATCTGCCACTGAGCCTGGTCAAGCAAGGCGCGTCAGTGACACCCGGCGAGTGA
- the infA gene encoding translation initiation factor IF-1: MAREDHIEMEGVIVDTLPNTTFRVELENGHIVTAHISGKMRKNYIRILTGDKVKVELTPYDLSKGRIVYRSR, from the coding sequence ATGGCGCGTGAAGATCATATTGAAATGGAAGGCGTCATCGTCGACACCCTTCCGAACACCACTTTCCGTGTTGAACTGGAAAACGGCCACATCGTGACCGCACACATCTCCGGCAAGATGCGCAAGAACTACATCCGCATCCTGACTGGCGACAAGGTCAAGGTTGAGCTGACTCCGTACGACCTGTCCAAGGGCCGTATCGTCTACCGTTCGCGCTAA